DNA from Terriglobus tenax:
AGGCCTCCGTCGACCTGGCCCGTATGGCCGGTTGTATTCCCGCCGGTGTCATCTGCGAGATCATGAAGGATGACGGCACCATGGCCCGCGTTCCGGACCTGGTGGAGTTCTGCCGCACGCATGACATGAAAATGGTCACCGTGGCGGAGTTGATCCGCTACCGCCTGCGGCATGAACGCTCCATCCATCGCGTTGCCGAGACCGTACTTTCAACCAAACATGGCGAGTTCCAGATGATCGCCTACGAGAGCGAGACGGACCCGACCGAGTCGCACGTTGCCCTGGTGCTGGGCGACGTCAAGAAGCTGGATGAGCCGGTACTGGTGCGCGTTCACTCGCACAACCTGGTGGAAGATGTCTTTGGTGCGGTCATCCCGGACTGCTCGCACTCGGTTGAATACGCTCTGAAGCGCATTGCCGAAGCCGGTTCCGGCGCGCTGATCTACCTGCACAACGGCTCCCGCGGCTTTGGGATCGACGGCACCGTCAATCCTTCGCGCATTGTCACCCAGCGCGAACCGAATGCCGTACCCGGCCGTGACCCATTTGCAGAACGCCACCAGCGCACCCTGCGCCAGACCGGCCTTGGCGGACAGATCCTTTCCGACCTGGGCATCCACAAGATTCGCCTTCTGACCAACCGACCGACCCATGCACCCGCATTGCAGGGCTTCGGTGTGGAGATCGTCGAGCAGGTCCCGTTACAACCCTCGGTGACGCAGCGCTAACGTTGCGTCACTGTCAGGTTCAGTGTGACTGTCTGGCTCAACTGCACTCCCGTAGTGGAGGTGGCGGTCACCTGGTAGGAGTAGCTTCCCGCCGGTGTGTAGCGCAGGCTCGTATCAACCTTGGAACTGCCGCAACCCAGCGGAAACATCCCAAGCAACAGGCAGAGTGACAGTCCCGCGATACGGCGCCGTCCGCAGAACAGCAATCCCACTGGAAGCGCAAAGGCAAACCAGACAAGCCTGGAGCTTCTCACCTGTGCCGATGTCACGGAAGTGATGGTGTTGATCGTCACCATTGCAGTCTGTGCGGCTGTACCTGTGATGGAGACGCTGGAAGGTAGCAGCGAGCAACTGGCGTACTGTCCAGCCTGTACCGGCGTGCAGGTCAGGGCGACTCCGCCGGTGAATCCGTTCTGCGGTGTAACCGTTACCGTATAGCTGGCGGGCTTGCCGCTGACCACCGTCGCGGAGCCGCTGCTGACGCCACTGACCGAGAGCGTAAAGTTTCCCGCGACAACTCCCGTGCCACTCATCGGCAGGCTTAAGGGAAGACCAGGATCAGACCCCGTCAGCCGCAGGGAGGCCGTCTGTGTACCGATGGACGAAGGAGTGAACTGTACCGTCATCTGGCAGGTGTCGCCCGGGTACAGCGTGGACGCGCAGGGAGTAATCACCGCGAAGTCCGCGCTGCTGGAGGCCGCTACAAACGAGGTCACCGTACCTGTACCGGCGTTGGTCAGCACGATATTCTGGCGCGCGCTTGCTCCTACCGTGATCAGTCCAAAGGCAAGGCTGGATGGCGCAACCAGAAGACGCGACTGAATGCCGGTTCCAGTGAGGGATACCTGAAGTGGAAGCGTCGTTGCCGAGGTGGAAACATTGAGCGTCGCTGCACGTGTACCGGTCCGTGCCGGGGTGAAGCTGACCAGTGCCGTACAACTTGCACCCGCGGCTATTACGCTGCCCGGAGCCGGGCAACCGCCGCCAACGCTGTAGTCGGCCATGGTTGCGGTAATGCCATTCATCGTTACGGCTGCGCTGCCATTGTTCGTCACCTGCACCGGCAGGCTCGCGGTAGAACCGACATTCAACTGGCCAAAGTCCAGCGCCGCAGGAGAGATGCCGATCGAGGCCGGTGTCCCCATGGCAAACAGCGTCACGAACTCAAGGCTCGCAGTGGCGTCGGACTGAATCTCAAGCGCGGCAGGGATCGCTGCCGCGGTCTGCGGTGTGTAGGAGACATCGATGCGGCACCTGCCGCCGGGCAATAGAGCCGCCACGCAGCCATTGCTCACCGTGTACTCCTGCGGCGTGACCAATCCAGTGAAATGCACGATCTGCGTACCGGTGTTCGTCAGCGTAAGAGACTGCGCAGGAGAGATATCACCAACCTTCGTAGATGGAAAACTCAGCGATCCGGTGGAGAGTGCATAGGTCGCCAGAGGCGCTGCGTTCCCGGGAGAGGTAACCGCAACCGCCTGCGCCTGCCCTGAGAGATCGACCAGGTCCGGGCTGCTGAGCGCATCGCTCTCAATGGTCAGAGTGGCCTGGTCGAGCCGGTAGTTGATCGGCGACGTAAGAGAAACCTGATTCAACGGAGTATAGGTCACCGTAATGACGCAGGTGGCTGCGGGCGCAAGCGTCGCACCGCAAGTCGTGGTCGAGAGAAACGGCCAGTCGCTGCGGATGCGGCGGACATGCACCACAGATGTGCCGGTGTTGTTCACGGTCAACGTCTTTGCCAGCGATTGGCCTGAGGGAAGCTGTCCGAAGTCCAGCACACCTCCCGCTCCTGTGCCGGCGATCAACAAAGACCCTGAGCCGAGAGCATATCCCTCCACATAGCCCAGCGCATTGCGGGTCGCAGTGTTGTCCGAAGGCGTTGCCTCGACGAAGACTGTTCCCGTAATGTCCCCATTCGTCTGCGGCAAAAACAGAAGATCGAAGCCGCAGCTTGCCGCCGGAGCCAGACCATTGCATCCATTGTTCGCCAGGGAGAACTGCCGTGGAGGATTCACCGTCACGGTGTACGGCCTGGCTGTCAGGTTGTTCAGAGTGAAGTGCCGCTGCACACCCAGCTGGCCGATGGTGGCCGGGGGATAAAGCATCTCTCCTGGAGCGATCTGCAGCGCAGCGTCGTCGCTTGTGTACGCGCCATTCAAAGCGATGGTCAACGTTGTGGAAGGCACCAGAGCGGAGGCAAAGTTGACAGGCAGGGACAGCGTTGCGGCAGTCGTCGCACTGGACGCCGTAAAGCTGACGGAAAGCGTGCAGGTTGCTCCGGGGAGAAGCGCGCTGCAGGTTGAGGTCACAGTGAACTGCGACGAGCTGACCGTTGGCGCTCCAAAGGTAGCGGTCGCGCCTGAAGTATTGCGCAGCGTCACCACCTGTTGGGTCGCGGTGGTTCCGGCAACGTTCTCAAAAACCAGCGCATCAGGAGTCAGGGCAATGCCGGTCGCCTGCGCTCCAAAGCCGGTGAGCGTAGAGCTGGCGCTCCCAGCGCTTGTCATGATGACGAGCGCGCCGCTGCGCAGTCCCTCAGATGCCGGGCTGAAGTTCACCGCCACCAGGCAGCTTTCGCCATACGCCAGCGCGCCATTGCAGACTGCGCCGCCGGTTGGCGTTGCCGCGTTCAGGGCGAAGTTTCCACTGACCGAAGGGCTGCTGACGCTGATCGCACCATTGGCGGCACCGTCTCCCGCGTTCGTCAGGACAAAGGTCGCGGACTCACTGGTGCTGCCAACGCTCACCGGGCCGAAGTCCCGTGCGACCGGCGTCAGCACTGCGCCTGTCAGGGGAATTCCATTGCCAGCCAACGTGACGGTTTGGGTGCCTCCACCGGCCGTTGGGCTGGACAGAGACAGAGATCCGGAGCGGCTGCCCGTGGAGGCCGGCTGGAACTGTATGCCAACCCAGCAGTTCAAGCAGCTTCCACCGGTGTTCTGCTGAAACTGCGTCCGCGAGGGCGTTCCGTGACCGTAGCCGGTATCCTCCACCACGATAGCGGCAAAGTCACCAGTCGTAGCCGCCTGCAAGGTTGTGAGCGACTGCGCCATCTTGAACCACTGCACTGTTGGCTGGCCCACCGGCACGGAGCCGAACTCCAGTACGCCATTGTTGGCCGGCAGGACCGCGGTCGCTGTCCCGCTCAGCGTCACATAGGAGGGCGCAAAGTTACCCGCGGTGACCGAGAGCAGACCTGTGCGCACACCCGGCTGGGTGGGAGCAAAGCTCAGGCTCACAGAACAGCTTGCACCCCCGGCAAGGCTCGCACCGCAATCGGTCGTTGAACGGAAGTCGCCGCTCAGCGCCACCTGCAGCGCAAACGCGCTGGCACCCGTATTCGTCACGGTCACCTGTTGCGATCCTGAGGAGAGCGCCGTCACCACCACCGGGTCCGGAAAAGTGACCGCCGATGGCGTGAGCTGCAGGTCGGGATTCGCTATGGCTCCCGTAACCGAGGGCTGCGGCCGCGTCGTGCCCGTCACCAGGACCGAGAGAGCATTGTCGAGCGACAGGGTAACCGAGTCCGCCGAAGGTGAGACGGCAGCACTGTAGCGAATCTCCATCTGGCAAACGGTGCCCGGCAAAAGCTGCGTGGGACAGCGGTCCGTCAACTGGAACGGAGACCCCGAAGGGAGCGCTACTGGAAGATGCTGCTGCGTCGCCGTTGAACTGTTCGACAGGTACAGGTAGCGCGGCAACGTCAGTCCACCGACATACCGCATCCCGAAGTCGATCTGCGTCGAGGAGACCGCAAGCGCCGCCGCCTGCGAGTAGGCCGTCAGCAGGATCTCATTGCCGCCGATGCTCCACGCGTTCTGCGTCGCTCCGTCATTGCCGGAGTTGGCCGATGCCGTGAAGCGCAGCGTGATGCTGCAGGAACTTCCCGCTGCCAGCACCTTCGTCGCAGCCGAACCCTGCACCGGGCAGGTGCTTGCCTGTTCCGCAAACTGGTAGGGAGAGCTGCTGCTCACAATCTGCAGGGCAGAACTGGCCGTGATGGAACTGCCGCCGAGATTGCTAATCGTGAAGGTGCGGTCAACAGGGGACGCAGGCGTAACAATACCGAAGTCCAGTTCCCGCGTGGAGACGGCGATCGGGTTTCCGCTCAATGTATTGGCTGGCAGGGAAACACTCGCTGTATTGGCTGGCAGGGAAACACTCGCTGTTCCTGCATTGTTTGAACTCGCCGTGGCGCTGCCTGGGCCAGGGCCACTTAGCCAGACCGCGCAGCTCTCTCCTGCGGACAGCGTCGTTCCGCAGTTGCTGGCCAGCGTAAAGCCGGAGGCTGTGAGCACCAGCGCATTCGCATCCGCCGAGCCCAGGTTGCGCAGCGTCAGGTTCGGCAGGTTGTCCGCCGACCAGGCAAGCTGGGGCTGCGTGGCGGTCGTAGCAGCCATCAACACACCCGCCGACCCTGTGCATGCACTGCCGCCACAACTGACCGAGGGAGCCGCATCACGCACTGCAGAAGGCAGTCCTGTCCCAGGTGCATGGACGAGCGGCAGATCATAGCGTTGCGTACCGACCAGGCTACCGCTGGTTGCAGGAGAAAACACTCCGGCCACAAGCGCATTGCTCCCGGCATCCTGCGCAATCGCCGCGACGGTAACCGGAGCCTTCGCCAGGGTCACCGCGGTCGCCGGGAGCCCTCCAAGACGGAAGGTGCGATCGACACTGCCGTTGTTTGCCAGGTGAAACAGAAAACTCTGCCCCATCTCTCCCAGCGGGGGGAAGGGAAACAGCGGCACACTCAGCGTTCCCGCAGCCCATAGGCCGCCTCCGCCTTGCGTGGCGAAGGAACGATCTCCGGGCGCAAGTAGGGTGGACTGGCTCACACTGCTGCCGTCCAGCGGCATCTGGAGGACCGCCTGATAGTTGAGGTTCGCCATCGGAGCATTCACGGTCATCACCGGAAAACGCCCCGCATCCACTCCACCCGCTACCAGCAACGTGCTGCCGTTGACCTCCAGCGAGGTAAGCCCCGCTCCGGGTATAAAGGTCGAAAAGACAAAGCCATCTCCGGCTGGTGTCAGCTTCGAAAGAAAGCCGGAAGTGTTGGTCGTAGAGGCCAGCAGGATCTGCGGAACCAGGGCACTCACCGTGGGGTATCCAGTGGCCGAGGTA
Protein-coding regions in this window:
- the ribB gene encoding 3,4-dihydroxy-2-butanone-4-phosphate synthase, whose protein sequence is MPESPFTDVATAIEEIKAGRMVVVIDDEDRENEGDLTLAAEHVTPEAINFMAMYGRGLICLTLTEDRADYLRLLPMTRQNTSRFGTAFTESIEAREGVTTGISAHDRAHTIKVAIDPASTAQDLARPGHVFPLRARKGGVLVRAGQTEASVDLARMAGCIPAGVICEIMKDDGTMARVPDLVEFCRTHDMKMVTVAELIRYRLRHERSIHRVAETVLSTKHGEFQMIAYESETDPTESHVALVLGDVKKLDEPVLVRVHSHNLVEDVFGAVIPDCSHSVEYALKRIAEAGSGALIYLHNGSRGFGIDGTVNPSRIVTQREPNAVPGRDPFAERHQRTLRQTGLGGQILSDLGIHKIRLLTNRPTHAPALQGFGVEIVEQVPLQPSVTQR
- a CDS encoding choice-of-anchor D domain-containing protein; its protein translation is MTKRLFPLLAWGFLIFSLATLPAFLAAQQLTLTGLLTQSGKGQFNAVRTDVSGNLYLLLDQKDGVRVLKLDSAASQVLAQVQIGGAGDAGLGMALDPAGNVYVTGTSTGTLSGTSGAAFPTRADASTNSFVAKFSSSLVTQWVSFLGGGRMAAAAVAATPDAVFVTGSVFAQTVPVTINGIQQQPAPASNTNGFAERLSSDGSTLVYATYLTGANGNTVPVAIAADSAGNAYIGGSTSATGYPTVSALVPQILLASTTNTSGFLSKLTPAGDGFVFSTFIPGAGLTSLEVNGSTLLVAGGVDAGRFPVMTVNAPMANLNYQAVLQMPLDGSSVSQSTLLAPGDRSFATQGGGGLWAAGTLSVPLFPFPPLGEMGQSFLFHLANNGSVDRTFRLGGLPATAVTLAKAPVTVAAIAQDAGSNALVAGVFSPATSGSLVGTQRYDLPLVHAPGTGLPSAVRDAAPSVSCGGSACTGSAGVLMAATTATQPQLAWSADNLPNLTLRNLGSADANALVLTASGFTLASNCGTTLSAGESCAVWLSGPGPGSATASSNNAGTASVSLPANTASVSLPANTLSGNPIAVSTRELDFGIVTPASPVDRTFTISNLGGSSITASSALQIVSSSSPYQFAEQASTCPVQGSAATKVLAAGSSCSITLRFTASANSGNDGATQNAWSIGGNEILLTAYSQAAALAVSSTQIDFGMRYVGGLTLPRYLYLSNSSTATQQHLPVALPSGSPFQLTDRCPTQLLPGTVCQMEIRYSAAVSPSADSVTLSLDNALSVLVTGTTRPQPSVTGAIANPDLQLTPSAVTFPDPVVVTALSSGSQQVTVTNTGASAFALQVALSGDFRSTTDCGASLAGGASCSVSLSFAPTQPGVRTGLLSVTAGNFAPSYVTLSGTATAVLPANNGVLEFGSVPVGQPTVQWFKMAQSLTTLQAATTGDFAAIVVEDTGYGHGTPSRTQFQQNTGGSCLNCWVGIQFQPASTGSRSGSLSLSSPTAGGGTQTVTLAGNGIPLTGAVLTPVARDFGPVSVGSTSESATFVLTNAGDGAANGAISVSSPSVSGNFALNAATPTGGAVCNGALAYGESCLVAVNFSPASEGLRSGALVIMTSAGSASSTLTGFGAQATGIALTPDALVFENVAGTTATQQVVTLRNTSGATATFGAPTVSSSQFTVTSTCSALLPGATCTLSVSFTASSATTAATLSLPVNFASALVPSTTLTIALNGAYTSDDAALQIAPGEMLYPPATIGQLGVQRHFTLNNLTARPYTVTVNPPRQFSLANNGCNGLAPAASCGFDLLFLPQTNGDITGTVFVEATPSDNTATRNALGYVEGYALGSGSLLIAGTGAGGVLDFGQLPSGQSLAKTLTVNNTGTSVVHVRRIRSDWPFLSTTTCGATLAPAATCVITVTYTPLNQVSLTSPINYRLDQATLTIESDALSSPDLVDLSGQAQAVAVTSPGNAAPLATYALSTGSLSFPSTKVGDISPAQSLTLTNTGTQIVHFTGLVTPQEYTVSNGCVAALLPGGRCRIDVSYTPQTAAAIPAALEIQSDATASLEFVTLFAMGTPASIGISPAALDFGQLNVGSTASLPVQVTNNGSAAVTMNGITATMADYSVGGGCPAPGSVIAAGASCTALVSFTPARTGTRAATLNVSTSATTLPLQVSLTGTGIQSRLLVAPSSLAFGLITVGASARQNIVLTNAGTGTVTSFVAASSSADFAVITPCASTLYPGDTCQMTVQFTPSSIGTQTASLRLTGSDPGLPLSLPMSGTGVVAGNFTLSVSGVSSGSATVVSGKPASYTVTVTPQNGFTGGVALTCTPVQAGQYASCSLLPSSVSITGTAAQTAMVTINTITSVTSAQVRSSRLVWFAFALPVGLLFCGRRRIAGLSLCLLLGMFPLGCGSSKVDTSLRYTPAGSYSYQVTATSTTGVQLSQTVTLNLTVTQR